The following proteins are co-located in the Apium graveolens cultivar Ventura chromosome 5, ASM990537v1, whole genome shotgun sequence genome:
- the LOC141659082 gene encoding uncharacterized protein LOC141659082, which produces MTNYPPRGHEALKGSYPPPRPPYPAQPHGGGGGGGYQGYFHDGGHHPPGPPPPPQHIHHQRYDPYYDSFPPPPPPPPPHHTHHQHYHNNDSCLSFLRGCFAALCCCCVLEECCCCCCY; this is translated from the exons ATGACCAATTATCCTCCACGAG GGCATGAAGCACTAAAAGGTTCATATCCACCGCCAAGGCCTCCTTATCCTGCACAACCACACGGAGGAGGAGGCGGCGGCGGCTATCAAGGTTACTTCCATGACGGGGGTCATCATCCACCAggaccaccaccaccaccacagCACATTCACCATCAGCGCTATGATCCGTATTACGATTCTTTTCCTCCTCCACCTCCACCTCCACCTCCTCACCATACTCATCATCAACACTACCACAACAATGACTCCTGTTTGTCCTTCTTAAGAGGCTG TTTTGCTGCTCTTTGCTGCTGCTGTGTTTTAGAGGAgtgctgctgttgctgctgctacTAG